Proteins from a single region of Abyssalbus ytuae:
- a CDS encoding ribulokinase, giving the protein MYVIGVDYGTDSVRALLINAETGEEIASEVHWYKRWKKGLYCNAAINRFRQHPLDHIEGLEATIKAVVKKSNLDPDLIKGISIDTTGSSPLPVTKEGIPLALNKGFEENPNAMMVLWKDHTAIKEANEINELAANWGGEDYTKYEGGIYSSEWFWAKILHIAREDDEVKNAAYSWMEHCDYMTFLLSDVKNLEDFRRSRCAAGHKAMWHEDWGGLPPKEFLEKLDPYLAQLRDHLYEETYTSNIPAGKLNKEWAAKLGLTTDTIIGVGTFDAHSGAVGAKIDEHTLVRVMGTSTCDIIVSSKEVVEDNTVKGICGQVDGSVIPGYIGLEAGQSAFGDLLAWFKNVISWPVENLVMKSSVLSDDQKEALYSEIESKFIKELSAQAEKIPLSESIPTALDWINGRRTPDANQELKSAMSNLSLGTKAPHIFKALVNAICFGSKKIVDRFEEEGIKINSVIGIGGVARKSPFIMQTLANVLNRPIKVARSDQAPALGAAVYAAVVAGLYPNVIEASKKIGSNFEAEYLPAPEEVEVYKSLIESYDALSNFVETITNQKTKVNEFQL; this is encoded by the coding sequence ATGTATGTAATTGGAGTAGATTATGGAACAGATTCGGTCAGGGCATTATTAATAAATGCCGAAACCGGTGAAGAAATTGCCTCAGAAGTACATTGGTATAAAAGGTGGAAAAAAGGATTGTATTGTAACGCAGCCATAAACCGGTTCAGGCAGCATCCCTTAGATCATATTGAAGGATTGGAAGCAACCATAAAAGCAGTTGTAAAAAAAAGTAATCTTGATCCCGATTTAATAAAGGGTATTAGCATAGACACTACCGGATCCTCACCTCTGCCTGTAACAAAAGAAGGTATTCCGTTAGCTTTAAATAAAGGTTTTGAAGAGAATCCCAATGCGATGATGGTGTTATGGAAAGACCATACGGCAATAAAAGAAGCTAATGAAATAAACGAGTTGGCTGCTAACTGGGGAGGAGAAGATTATACAAAATACGAAGGAGGAATTTACTCTTCCGAATGGTTTTGGGCTAAAATATTACACATTGCAAGAGAAGATGATGAGGTTAAAAATGCTGCTTATAGCTGGATGGAACATTGCGATTACATGACCTTTTTGCTAAGCGATGTGAAAAATCTGGAAGATTTTAGAAGAAGCAGGTGTGCTGCAGGTCATAAAGCTATGTGGCATGAAGACTGGGGCGGGCTCCCGCCAAAGGAGTTTCTGGAAAAACTGGATCCCTATCTGGCACAATTACGCGATCATTTATATGAAGAAACATATACTTCCAATATTCCGGCAGGGAAACTGAATAAAGAATGGGCGGCTAAACTGGGCTTAACAACCGATACCATTATTGGTGTGGGTACATTTGATGCTCATTCAGGAGCTGTTGGTGCCAAAATTGATGAACATACACTGGTACGTGTAATGGGGACCTCCACCTGCGATATTATCGTGTCTTCAAAAGAAGTAGTAGAAGATAATACCGTAAAAGGAATTTGTGGCCAGGTAGATGGTTCTGTTATTCCCGGATATATTGGTCTCGAAGCAGGACAATCTGCTTTTGGCGACCTGCTCGCATGGTTTAAAAATGTGATCTCCTGGCCTGTGGAAAATTTAGTGATGAAATCCAGCGTTCTTTCCGATGACCAAAAAGAAGCATTATATAGCGAAATAGAATCAAAATTCATTAAAGAATTGTCTGCCCAGGCAGAAAAAATTCCTTTATCTGAAAGTATTCCCACTGCATTAGACTGGATAAACGGCAGAAGAACCCCTGATGCAAACCAGGAACTCAAAAGTGCCATGTCTAATCTTTCATTAGGAACAAAAGCCCCTCATATATTCAAAGCACTGGTCAATGCCATATGTTTCGGTTCAAAGAAAATAGTGGACAGGTTTGAAGAAGAAGGTATAAAAATAAACAGCGTTATAGGTATAGGAGGAGTAGCCAGAAAATCACCTTTTATTATGCAAACGCTGGCCAATGTACTTAACAGGCCGATTAAAGTAGCCCGTTCCGATCAGGCCCCTGCTTTGGGAGCTGCTGTTTATGCGGCTGTTGTTGCAGGTTTATATCCAAATGTAATTGAGGCAAGCAAAAAAATAGGAAGCAATTTTGAAGCTGAATATTTGCCCGCACCTGAAGAAGTTGAAGTTTATAAAAGTCTTATTGAATCCTATGATGCATTAAGCAATTTTGTTGAAACCATAACCAACCAAAAAACTAAAGTTAATGAGTTCCAGTTATAA